tctctctctctctctctctctctctctctctctctctctctctctctctctctatatatatatatatatatatatatatatatatatatatggcccgCACATTATCAAGCTGTGGTCAATAGACGAGGTGCATCCTCTGTTCGGTTTGCACAATAAGTGAACACGTTTATGATAAAGGTCCTCTTGACGGCTCGAATAAAACCTGTTAACCAATCCCAATCAGGTATCTTGTTGTCATGGTCACCATACCCACTGTGTTTGGTGTCGGTAATGGTTGAGGTAACAGCCAAATTACGTTTCTCAATACACAGTCCTGCTATTGTATCACTAGATTAAAACTATATAAAAGCTGTCCTCAAACGTTTTCTTCACTCAAATTAGATAGATATTTGCTATCTGTTATTATTGATTATATACAATTATTAATCACGATAGCGGAATACGTGCAATGTGGTATGCGAATATAGATTGCTTTTGATAACATAACGGTGTGCAGTTTTATTTTGGATACCAAATTTCTCTAAAAGTTTATTCTGCAGGTAAATTCAAAGTACCCGGTATCAAAATCAAATAGTAAGCTAGTACCATGCGGTGGAAAAGAGAAATTAGGGACAGCCATCTGCATAGACAAAGATGGTAACTCagcgggaggggggcgggggggagagagagtaagagccCGTCActgtcactctatcactctaccCCCTGCCCGGGACCGTAAATAAACAAGCCTGTTTACCCCCGGGGGACATCAAACGTGGCTCTCCTCAACAGCTAGATGAGCTGACCAACTGCCGGGAACCATCAGACCCACCtaaccccacaccaccaccaccaccaccacctccatcaccttcttcttctctcaGTAGCACAGGAGTCTCGTATTTCACAGCTGGGGATGTCGTCCAAGGTCTTCCCACAGAAGCCCAACGGCAAgatcactcacgcactcacactcCTCGGGAAGAGACGTTTTTTTGGGTGGGGGATTTTATGTACATTTGTCATCGAATTTGAAAAGTAGCTCAGAACAGCGAGACGAAATTCAAACCTGTAAATGacagtttgtttttttcttcgccTTCCTATGCCTAATGGCTATCTGTCTTCTTCTCTCTTTCCCACACAAGGTTACCTAGGCCTTCAACATTTGTGAAGAAAAGGTCTGCAGCTCAAAACACCTGCTAACTAAagtaaagacaaaacaaaattgCAATACGGTTCCAAATATGTGCTGGGGTGCATATCGTTTCAAATCTAAATTGTTTGTCACATTTTTTAACAATTGAACTGAACAATGTACATATCACCACAACAAGGAGCCCATACTCTGAcgaaaagacagaaagacaccaacaacaacaggcacgacctttgacctgtgtGGATAAGTCGGTCAGCTAGAGGCTAGAGATCTCTCACCAGATAAACTCACCCATTCATGACACCTACGAAGAGCAGTCGctcaaaaagagaaaaaacaatgcCTCCATTTGGTAAGTACATTTGGTACGTACTTTAGTAATCCAAACTAAACATATAATCCATTTTAGTTTTGTGTACATATGCATAATTTATCTTAAACTTAATTTTCTCCCCATGCAAGCACTCTAGAGATTTCCTTGtggccttttcttttttcttacgAACCAAGTTTGTTGCAGCACTGGGAAAGACGTTTGACACTAGACCTTCAACCTGACAGACCAACAGCCCAGAGGAGTGAAGATTCTGTAGCATGGTGGGGCTTACACAAACACTCATGATAAGTGTCTGTAAACACCAGattgtttttttacttttagaGGATGGATGTTGCAATGTAAGCAAGCCTGGAGAAATGCTTAACCAAACGTTATCCCCGAGTCTCCAGAGTTCTGCTTTTCCCTAACCTCAACTGTACCGAGAACCACATCGTTTTTTTCTCCCCAGCTCTTAAAGCGGTCGCTTATGGATATGTTaccgaacacaaacacagagatatAGTCCGTGAGTGGCATGTGTGGAACCACACTAGAGTTAGCCTTCCCAGAACCCGACAATGATAGACAGAAGGGGACACTTTCTGACAGCAAACTGCGGCAAATGGATGGGAGGCAAAGTGTTGGCCTCCCATCGGCCTGCGTAACTCCAGTcgttgaaaaacaacataatcaaTTGGGAAGCAACTTGATAGCTCCTCTCACATCTCActccttcacaataaaagcgATCCTCCAAGTCTGCTTCGTTTCTCCTCACCCTTGAGGATTTCGGGTTTTTCCTCCCTTTTTTATCAGGTTCTACTGGCGAGTGTTAGCGGCTCGTTTCTCTGGTAAAGCCATAAAGTGCTGCAGCATTCCTGGGCTCACCTCAGAGAGCTCTACTCGCTAACGTCTTTGCAAGGCCTCCGAGGAGCAAGGAGGCTTTGGAGAGCAGCTTGTGCGTGGGTTTGCGCTGCATACTTTATGCTACCTTGAAGAATTTGTGGATATTTGCACCTCAAATCCACATGATTACAATTTTCCAAGGCGGAAAATTTATTGTGACCAGGAatccataataaataaatgaggaggagaagagtaTGTTACCAGTCAGATAAATTCCAATAAGttggatctttttttttttgcgtagTGAGCAGCGACCTAAAGAACTGTAAAGGGATAACATATGCATATTTCACAATGTTGTTTTCTACGGAACAACATTGTGTGGCTCGCACAGAAAGACGACACACCTGTTGGCTATCAACAGATGGAGAACTAGGCTAGGATTGATGAGGGCAGCTTTAAAAACACCACAAAAACAACCAATAAAAGGAAAGTGGGAACCTGCCCTTTATAGGGGTCAGTGAAGGGATTTGCTTGACAGTAGCCAGGTAATGAGGCGACAGTTACACCCCTACTAGGCATTCAGGGTGGGAGACTTACATCGACATTTATTAATTTGGTTTAATGCAGCTTAGAATGAATTTGGATACATTACGTTAATGAGCCGACAAGTTTCGCATCTCGCCCAAATATGCCTTCAGGTAGGTTGTGGACACAAGGGATTAGACTCAACTCTAAACAGTTCCACTGTGCTAGTCATTGAACGGGAGAAAGTGAGAAACCAAACAGCTTGTGACTATAAAGTAAAAACTGCCGTACACTCAAACAAGCGCCAGATTGTACGGTTAACACCTACTTTTTTGGACAGCTTCAATTCTGATTTAATGCCGCTGTCGATATCTTTGGGgtcatttcgttttttttatgtggTCATGGCCAAAACTCCTCGTAATGTCCCAAGAATTCATAAAAATCCCAAACAAATGCTTTTCAAGACTTCCGAATGGTACTAAAGTGACTATACCTACACCAACCCTCCATATTTAACTATTTATTATTCAACCTCTTGGTAACTAACAAAGGAATGTGAGCAAGAGCCATACCAGTAAACCTGACACTGCATCCCCCCAAAAtacagtgatatatatatatatgcataaaaaGGTCTTCAGTATCCCATCCCAGAAAACTTTCGATCCCCCCATCTAGCGCATAGCAACTGGGACTCTGGTTACTGCTGTTTCAAACTCCCCTAAACCATTGGAGATGTGTCTTTTTGGGGCTGgggtttgtcagtgtgtgtgtgtgtttatgtaggtGTGGAATGGCCTTCAGAGCGTTTTAAGGAGCAAGCTCGAAGTAAAAGTggccagggggggggagacctttAAAGGTTCTACAGAGCCAGAGCTacagaagagggggggggggggggtttgaaccTCAAGATAGAAAAGCCGATGAGACGTGCGGGGACTGCACCGGGGATACACTTGTGTGCGCTGCGTGTTAAAATAAGCATCATGGCGAGGACGAGACAGCGGTCCGAGGTCGTCTCTCCTTCTTAAAACGCTATGCAGTTCCCCTTGCATGTTCCCGTTCCCGAACCATCTTTGGGTGAAGGGAGGAGGTGCAGAGAGGGTTAAATAGGTCAAGGACCAAAAGGACCCCATGGCTTAAGTTCCTCAGCTCCtgtaacaaccccccccccccctccctaaggCCCCAATGTCCTCCCCTGATCAAGACCCATGCTCACTCCCCATTTCCTCCCATGATGACGATAGGGCTGTGACAATGAccgcatcaccaccaccatgcgATGCCTACCACAGGGGTAAGGTCATCATCCCACATGTATTCATTTGTTTTTGCTGAGTGCACATGGTGTGACATGCAATGTCATTCATGGTTTAAGTATCACTATTGAGTATTTGCAAGGGCTTCTGGAGAAACAAAACGTAAGGGTCACTTCAGTTTCACTTCAACTTGGAGCGATAGGGGGAGGgattattcattattaattatttctcGGCTTGAGTAGCTACTTGTGATACGGTGCaattgtatacacacaaacacacacacacacacacacacacacacacacacacacgtatcactGCAAAACGCAGCAATACGTTCCTTTTTAAATCAATACCATCCCGGCCCTGGTTGACTCATGGCTAACCCTACCCCCCTCTCTGGATGTCACTTGCGTGATGATAAGGCTGACATTAGGATCGGATTACAAGAGCGAGAAATAAGGTGATAAAACCGCAAAAGCGCGAAGCAGAGCCAGCAAGTTCAGTCAGAGTGGAGGAAAGGTGCTCTGTAAAGATGGGTAAAGTGTATTAGGTGTGGTGGACTGTAACAGTTCCACTCATATAAGACAGGCACATCACGTCTTTTAAAGCACCAAGCGCTATTTTGACCTCTTTTTACTAGGCTACCATATGTTGCACAGACACGATAAAAGTTTTAGTAGTAGAACAGCATTTTAAGAACCATTTTAAATACCGGGATTATCGGGTCCATTAAATAGCCTGCCCGTCTGAATCCTGTGTCTCTCTTCTCTTAGACATCCATTTGTAGGGTCTGTAATATTTCTGGCCAAAACAGGTCACTATATACAGtaagtatataaaaaaatatatcttaACCAATCTGATCTCAAAACTAACATTTCCCGGGCCTATTTGGGTTAGGATCTGTGATCTTTGACCCGTGAAGACCTCTGGTCTGCAGTGTTTTCATGTCACCTTTTGGCATCGCCTCATTTTGCTAGGAACCTTGAATGTGGTGACACCAAGTTACCAGGTACTTTCTGCAACTTTTTCCCAAAGTAAAAACCCAAAAGGTTATCAAAGAAGAGTCGAGTTCAGCCGATAGCTTGAATTAGATAGCATTTTTCGAGGAGTGGAAAACGGCATGTGTCAGCCTCGGTGACTCAAGAAAGCCCCTGTgcctggggagaggagagctccaTATATGGGCCTGAGATGATGAGGTGGGGCTGGTGGAAGGGTTGGGGCTCCAAGTCATCATTTTTAACacaatgtgatgtgtgtgtgtgtgtgtgtgtgtgtgtgtgtgtgtgtgtgtgtgtgtgtgtgtgtgtgtgtgtgtggccctgaTCTTTAATGTCCATGAAAACACAACAGGTAAAGAAGGAAGGAAATTCTAGTTTTTTGGGGAAAAACAAGTAAACAAGTAAGCTCAAAAGATCTGGGCTGTACCATTGTCATTcggattgtttttgtttgggcCGGGGCCGGTCAAGTCCTCTCTATCAAGTGACCCTTTTCTTCTGCGTCAGAGATTCTGTGGCTTCAAGCTTCATATGAAAAATCAATCGAGTGAGGAAGAAAATAATAAGCAAAGCCTCAAGGCTTATCAACCAAATCATTGCCCGATGTGAGACGCAAAGCTACCCCGTCAACGGCCAAGCAATCCAATATTCTGGACATCTGGAGAAGTCCTTGTCAGAATGAAAATGAAGAGAAAGTCGAGAGATTTGTTCACTGAACTGGACTGACATTAATATTTCATAGACACACTATTCTTCTCTTTGATGCATGCAGCCCCTTTAGCGTGTCCTTACatcggagaggagggggggggggggggactccagACTGACAAAGTTGAGACCCGGGGTGATTTTTCTTCTCACGTACACTTCAAATCAGTTTCTCATTTGTCGTGCCGATGTTTTGATTTGCTGAAAACATCACGCATTTACTTTCTGAATCTTTAAGTTCCCGATTGCCAGTATTAACAAACATATTTGGGTGCTCTCACTTATACAAAACCATACATATGAAATAGCAGAGCCATAAAGTCGGCATTAAAAAAGCAACAAAAGGTAAGGCCCCCTTCCTCATTTTGGAAGTACTTCAAAGTTAATTGAACCACCCATTATTATTGGAAGCAGGTCAAAATcatccctcaaggaaattgctTCTTGGTTTCGGTTTATATTCTCCCAGAAATACTTTCTCTATGAAATCGTTCATCTCCGTCAAGATTGTCGACACGTTTCATTTCAACAAATGGCCAGACGTTTCCTTGCAACAATGTCATGAACGTTGCTCAACGGAAAGATAAAAAGCAAAAGGTTTAGGTTTGATTCCTCGGTTCGAGTCACGCCCACTTAACAACCATCACGCCTCATACTCACCGGCTAAGCCAGCCTCTCGGCCACTGGGCCTACTGGTACCTCCCTAATTGAAAAATGGGAAGGAAAAGAGTTGAGCGAGGGCTCAGCCACTGAGGAGGATATCAGGAAGACTTGGCGGTAGCTCCCCGTTAAGATGGGGGCTAAGAGAAGCCAGCTGGTGGGGATCTAAACAATTGGCCTCAGGTTTGGCCCCGTGCCTTCTGCTGTAGGGCTGCATACACACAGGTTGGAAGGCTTGATCCGGGTCCAACTAAACAAcagtttgggagggggggggcgggggggagacgggggggggggtaatgctTTATTGTCATTTAGAAAAAGCATACGTTCACCACAGCTTCATAACCCCTCCCCACTTGTCTTACTCCTCGATCTCTAgagaattaaataataatatgctcTTCATCATTCAACGTCCAACCCCCACAGCGGTTATAAATGACAAACATCTCCCCAAGGCGGCGAGCACCGTCCATATGAGTCAACCTAGAGAACGACCCGTTCCTCCGTTTATTAACTTTTGATTGTGCGGATGGAGAAAAATACGGAAAGAAGAAAACCGCTGGTCTCTCcgtggatgatgatgaggatgaagacgaAGTTGATGAGGACGATGATGCTGATGACGATTGCGATGACGGTGTTTTCACGAGACAAATACTTGGTCCAGGTGACGTTGGACTCGTCAGGGTTCGACTGGGTTCTGGGGATCAGAGTGTGATCTGTAGCAGATGGCCCCTGTGGTTGCTCAGGCCCCGTGTGATGGCCCCCCGGGCACCACAGGCTGCCAGACATGTGGCCCTTGATATAGTCCTAATAGCCCTTATTAAAGACTGGCTTTCAAGTGCTTCTCCTTACCCGCTCCTGCGAAAACATTACCAAGGAAATGCACATAATCTCTCATTATTAGGTCTCCTTGACCATACACtgtagtgtgtatgtatgtgtcggTGCATGGGCgaactatgtgtgtgtatttgtattttatttattgtaggtgtgaaggtggctgtgtgtgcctcagtgtgtgtgtgtgtgtgtgtgtgtgtgtgcctcagtgtgtgtgtgtgtgtgtgtgtgtgtgtgtgtgtgtgtgtcgggtagGGACCGCTGTGTGTGTCCCCTTGGGCAGTTCTTTCATGGAGCCCTAATTACTAGTGAACTCTGAAGGTGATGCACGGCACTACAGCTACGACAATCTAGACTACCGTCCCAACATTTCCCAAGTCAATCTCAACTATTGATCCGACAGTTCCCTTCCCACTCAATGTAAACTATGGATCCCACCGTTCCAAGTATATCTAGACTGACGTTCCCACTATTCTCAGTCAATCTAGACCACCTTTCCCAATGTTTCCAGTCCATCCAGTCTACCATTCCTGCTGTTCGCAGTCTATTTAATACTTTTACCACTGTTCTGAGTCTGCCTTCTGCTCTGCTGGAGCCAGGGAAAAAGAAAATGGATCCCTCTCATTATTTGTatcttattttttccttttcccaTGTCTGGAGCGTTGTTGACAGCCTCCCTGTTACCAATCGGACTATGACCTCAATCTTGCACCAAATGAGGCACAAGACAGGAAGTCCCCAGACACAACGCCAATGTGAACGATAACCTCCTGTGACTTTTTCATTAGAATTATTTGGAAATTGTTTCCAAACTagaaatgcatttcctgcagaaaacgcGTGTGAATgctgacagctgaatgaaaagcgcaaagcattgctgaaaatgcagaaatgtagaaatgtaaaatgattaatctgtagtagtagctgaagtatttGTAGTACTAATGctagtagtagtaatggtagcAATGGTATTCTCTTTAAGAGAAAAGCGGAgccggtgcgtgattaaaagtagcccaaaaGTGCTGGAAAaattgcccaatctggcaacactgcctgatcGTCCTCAAAGGGTAGCGCAATTTGGTGGGAaaaacgcccaatctggcaacactgctgaacgtcctcacgctccagcgtcaacgaAATCAATGAGAAGAACTGAAAACGAAACCGGTATGAAACTTAAACTGGGATTCTGAATAAGTATAAATGCTAATGAAATTCCGTtttgatattattgaagatacacgTGTgcagatttgttaaatggtttgaccgaatgtaaacggttgaaaaatgatTTAGTTGTCAAAAGTGTCAGAGGCTGGGCAGAAGGCTTCAacgagaccaactgaaaacgaaacTGATGAAACTGTTTAGATTTCTTACTGtttagatttgttaaatggtttgaactaagataaacggttgacaattgatttagttacgATGTCTTCAAAAGTCGAAGTGTCAGAATAAAGATCTCAATATCTAGGGtttgaatgctacagcattcacactaataatttgtttttattgaatgaAATGCGAGTCAACATTTGGTTTATGTGCGGCTCGACTGAGTTTGGGAATCAGGTTTTGTGTGAAGCTGAAATCACAGCATCTCCTGCAAACACATTGGACAGGAAAACTCAAGACCACCAAGTGATTTCCCATCCAAAGCTTTGACAATATTCAGTGTTTTGATCTTATTACATTTGTTAGAATGAGGAAGTGTTAAAAAAATGCCTGCTTTGCAGAAATCTTTTTCAGGCCGGATACATAGGATACAGATGGCATGCATGTGTTTAACCCTTCTTCAGCTTGTATAAAAGAGGAGTAAAGGACAGTAGAAAGGTAAAAGAGTAGCAGTAGAAACAGGATGACTTGACTTGGAAGGGACTCCAATGTGCTGCTATTCAACATGTCGTGAGTACTTCATCTTTGTTTCGACTGATTGTCAGCGAAGTCGCGGGACGATGTTTTCAActggggggacggacggacggacggacggacggacggacggacggacggacggacggacggacaagtGTTGGATGGCGGACTGGGCCTGAAAGGTGTGGTAGTCCGTAATCAGTTTGATGATGCCTTAATGATAAAAACGGTTCTGCAATAGGTCCCTTACTAGAAGTATAAAAACGTAATGGAGCCGAACCAGTTTGCTTATATGACCCTTCTGACTCAGTCAATCAGACAACATGTTTCAACGTACCTGCTTAGTGGAGATCGACGACGCCTGTGGTGTCTACGCCTTATCGGACCCAGGGTAAGTCCGCATTGGCCCGTTTAAAAGCCAATCACTTAAACAGGATGCTCCGTCTGAATAAGTACGACACTCATTTGTACAATTCTAAATCGTTTGTTTGGCTGCCATGTTCCCCTGTCATCAGGTTGTTCCTGGTGAGCGGAGGGTGcagctggcctctgcctcctcaAATCAAAAAGCGCTCCAGAGCCAGCGCCACCTTCACCAACACCCAGCTGACGGCCTGTGGCTCAGTGGGCGTCTTCACCTACGACCTGGTCCACGATCAGCACAGAGACTACAACGCCGTGCTGGCCGTCATGTTCTCGGTGCCCTTTGACTACAACCTCTACAGCAACTGGTGCGGCGCGGGCATCTTGAACCGCGGCACTGGCTGCGACAACGACCTCTTCGACCTCATGTACTACGGCTCGGAGATGGGCTTCGTCCGGGCCAAAGGGGGCGCCGCTGCCCGAACGTTCAAGGGAGAGATCGTGGAGGTGGCCGTCAACATCACGGACTCGAGCACGGCGGTTCTGACTGTGGAGGTCAAGGAGCTGGGGAGGTTCTAGGAccggggagatggagggggtggCTCTCCGTCTAACCCCTGTCATTACGACCGGATCATttatcaataatcaataatcaattgATCAATCATGAATGTGGATACAACAATGTTACTAAAGTTCACTAAAGCCACGATAATTAAGTTTAATGTGTCATTCTTCCACTCTCACCTTTTATCCTACTCGGCTGAGTACTTCAGTGTACACTTTCCTTGATTTACTATACAGTATATGATATAAAACTAGTTATATAGTGTGCTACCATCAGAGGCTGTTCACTTGGCTTCccctgtgtgtgcgcctgtgtgtgtgtgtgtgtgtgtgtgtgtgtgtgtgtgtgtgtgtgtgtgtgtgtgtgtgtgtgtgtgtgtgtgtgtgtgtgtgcgcctgtgtgtgtgtgtgtgtgtgtgtgtgtgtgcgtgtgtgtgtgtggtagtgagGCTGGAGGAGACAGTGTTTGTGGTTCTGGGGCTTGTGGAGGACAtaatgatgatggtggaggtggctgTAATGGGTaatggtggagttggtggagttggtgggggtgggggtgggggtgggggtgggggtgggggtcgatGTGGAAGGGGTGATGCTAGACGGACCAACAGTGGGTTGGGCTTGCGCACGTAGCCAAGGTCGGATTGGATCTCCTGATCTCCTCCGCTTCCACCTCGTTATGACTGATGTTCTCTGCTAGGCCTCTTTCAGTTGGAACAGTAGAACCGGGTGATCACTTGCGGTCGGCTCTTGGCTGAGTGGCTACGCATTTCCTAAACGGTGTTCACACAAACAAGCGCTGATGGAGGCCAGACCGAAACGTGATCCAGGAGGGCCCCTTGCGCGCCAAACGCTGGAACCCGCGGCGCGGTAAAACGCTGGTACAATTACAGCACAGAACAACCAGAACATTTCTGCTTTTTTTCACGTTTTTCTGCGGTTAGACTGTAGTCCAACGAACGGGTTTCATATGTAGACTAACACCACAGACATACAACATGTACACTTTTGCGTGCCCATGATGTGAGCGGCGTAACTCGGGAGGGAACAGGGAGCAACGAGGTAATCATGATTACACAGGCGTGCCATTCAGGAGCACAAGACCTCGCGGCTGGCTGCGAACCCTTCCGAACAAGTTGTTAACAAGTTCAGGatgtgcctctctctcgctgtgtgtgtgtgtgtgtctgtgtgtctgtctgggtgtgggtgtgtgtgtgtgtttattggaaGGAGTTGGGGTGCCCAGGACAACGTTCATTATGAGCAAAGCAGATGGTGGAAGAGCGATgttgtcctccctccctcccggaaCTCATCCATCACTCGCTCACCTGTTCACCTTGTCATTAAGGGCTCAATATTTCACTTCACCTGTTTGCCGGGTCTTTGAGGTGCAATTAATGTAGATCACCTGTTAACAAAGTCATTAAGGTGCACATTCTGTGATTAGACACAGGCACACTCTAAAAAAGAGGTCTGACCTTGTCTTTGGCTTTTTTTCTGGCAAGTTGAGCGGCTTTGTCAGGGTTAATAAAAAtcccttatttttttaaatttagtaAGGAATATATGTAGATAATATCTAATATCCACCCCAAAGCTTTTTATTCTTTTCTACTTCTATCTCTTCCGCACCGCCTTCAACtaattctccccccccccccattctccccataaccccccccgccccccggtaTGGGTACGGTGGCAGCCTCGCTGTAAACCAATCAGGGACTCAGAAATCTGATCCAccgctctctcctcctgtcagcACACATGTCAAGGTGAActtgggcggggtgggggggaggggcagtggTGTTCGGGGTCTTTAAATAACTACAGCCCTCTCCAAACTCTCCCACCCACTCCCTACCATCTCACCGCACACACCCGTCCCCCCCACACCCTGGTTAAGAGTGAGACTCTTGTTTACAAAGACTTTGCAGGGGTTGTTTTTAGCGGAAACCCGATCAGAACATGAAGAAGTTACCGAATTAATCAAAGACCGGTTGGTTTGTGATTACAAGACAGACAAGTAACAACGGTGGCACTGAACCAGGAAGGACATGCTTtgaatatatgtgtatatgagTCTCTCATCAGATGGGTCTTTGCATTTAATGTATGTGTACAATCATGCGTGACTAATCGCATGCTAATCTTTCAGCCTCTCTCCATTGCAAagactagcacacacacacacacacacactcaccacaggCTAgcgcacacactaacaaacacacacacacacacacactaacatagaAGAGTTTCAactatgagagtgtgtgtgtgtgcatgcgtgtcggTCTCAAACCTGTAAAACATATTGGCCACTTAAGTGTGCTAATGTTGTGCGTTGCGTGCTCTTCTAACAGCGCTCTCTGCTCGCTCCTTTGCTATTATAAGCAACATCCGTCTGAACGTAACAAATAGACAACTAGTGTAAATATTGTGGTTTCCCTGTCATTCCCTAGATAttcatgcatgtgcgtgttgctgtgtgtgtgtgtgtgtgtgtgtgtgtgtgtgtgtgtgtgtgtgtgtgtgtgtgtgtgtgtgtgtgtgttgctctctgtatctgcgtgtgtttgGCCGAGGGGTCAGGAGGTGATTACAAAGCTATGCCAACCAATGCCTAGGT
This genomic window from Gadus macrocephalus chromosome 15, ASM3116895v1 contains:
- the LOC132473123 gene encoding uncharacterized protein LOC132473123 isoform X1, with protein sequence MSQSDNMFQRTCLVEIDDACGVYALSDPGLFLVSGGCSWPLPPQIKKRSRASATFTNTQLTACGSVGVFTYDLVHDQHRDYNAVLAVMFSVPFDYNLYSNWCGAGILNRGTGCDNDLFDLMYYGSEMGFVRAKGGAAARTFKGEIVEVAVNITDSSTAVLTVEVKELGRF
- the LOC132473123 gene encoding uncharacterized protein LOC132473123 isoform X2 — its product is MFQRTCLVEIDDACGVYALSDPGLFLVSGGCSWPLPPQIKKRSRASATFTNTQLTACGSVGVFTYDLVHDQHRDYNAVLAVMFSVPFDYNLYSNWCGAGILNRGTGCDNDLFDLMYYGSEMGFVRAKGGAAARTFKGEIVEVAVNITDSSTAVLTVEVKELGRF